In Anaerostipes hadrus ATCC 29173 = JCM 17467, a single genomic region encodes these proteins:
- a CDS encoding type II toxin-antitoxin system PemK/MazF family toxin gives MVIKRGDIFYADLRPVVGSEQGGIRPVIVLQNDAGNKYSPTIICAAITSKMNKAKLPTHVPIDCHRCELEKDSVILLEQIRTIDKSRLREKVCHLNCTFLKQVDHALKISLSLDT, from the coding sequence ATGGTAATTAAGCGAGGCGATATATTTTATGCAGATTTAAGACCGGTTGTTGGTTCAGAACAAGGCGGTATCCGTCCTGTGATCGTATTGCAAAATGATGCGGGAAATAAATATAGTCCAACGATCATCTGTGCAGCGATCACAAGTAAGATGAACAAGGCAAAGTTGCCGACTCATGTACCGATCGACTGCCACAGATGTGAATTAGAAAAAGATTCTGTGATCTTGTTAGAACAGATCCGGACAATCGATAAAAGTCGTTTAAGAGAAAAGGTATGCCATTTAAATTGTACATTCCTAAAACAAGTGGATCATGCACTAAAGATCAGTTTAAGTCTTGATACATAA
- the acpS gene encoding holo-ACP synthase, giving the protein MIAGIGTDLVEIYRIEEMILRGRHLSRIFTTTELAYAKDNATTLAGNFAVKEAVSKVFGTGFFGVEPYEIEVLRNESGAPYVKLYGNAKEIAKDKQVSRIHVSITNTREFAQAFAIGECV; this is encoded by the coding sequence ATGATTGCTGGAATAGGAACAGATCTCGTAGAGATATACCGGATAGAAGAGATGATTCTTCGAGGAAGACATCTTTCAAGAATTTTTACGACAACTGAATTAGCATATGCAAAAGACAATGCTACGACTTTAGCTGGCAATTTTGCTGTAAAAGAAGCCGTTTCCAAAGTATTTGGAACCGGCTTTTTCGGTGTGGAACCATATGAGATTGAAGTGTTGAGAAATGAATCAGGTGCGCCATATGTCAAATTATATGGAAATGCGAAAGAGATAGCAAAAGATAAACAAGTTTCAAGAATTCATGTATCGATCACGAATACAAGAGAATTTGCACAAGCTTTTGCGATAGGAGAATGCGTATGA
- the alr gene encoding alanine racemase yields the protein MNQYYRVHAVIDLDAICHNIREVKRVVGEGVKVMPVIKADGYGHGAVPIAKELNKIGVDAFAVAILEEGITLRNNGIRQPILILGYTSEYQYSSLIQYEIEPTVFCYEMAESLSKIAQALGKDAKIHIKLDTGMNRIGFKPTKESVDSIEKIAKLPNIKIQGIFTHFACADEADKTETYEQERKYDQFITWLEERDIYIPIKHVSNSASIIDLDGFRKDMVRSGIITYGLYPSEEVSKDVLDLRPAMELKTHIVYIKEVEAGEGISYNHTYVTDKKTKIATIPVGYADGYPRSLSSKGKVLIRGQYAPIIGRICMDQFMVDVTDIEGVSVMDEVTLVGHDGNKMLTVEEVANEAGSFNYEFVCGIGKRVPRVYIRNGEMKETEYFEK from the coding sequence ATGAACCAGTACTATAGAGTGCATGCAGTTATTGATCTGGATGCAATCTGTCATAATATAAGAGAAGTAAAACGTGTAGTTGGAGAAGGTGTGAAAGTAATGCCAGTGATCAAAGCTGACGGATACGGACACGGAGCAGTTCCAATTGCAAAAGAATTAAATAAGATCGGAGTTGATGCATTTGCCGTTGCAATCCTAGAAGAAGGGATCACACTTCGAAACAATGGAATCAGACAGCCAATCTTGATTTTAGGATACACATCAGAATATCAGTACAGCTCATTGATTCAGTATGAGATCGAGCCAACTGTATTCTGCTATGAGATGGCAGAGTCCTTATCAAAGATCGCGCAGGCACTAGGCAAAGATGCGAAGATTCATATCAAACTGGATACAGGAATGAACCGTATCGGATTTAAACCAACCAAAGAATCTGTAGATAGCATAGAGAAGATCGCCAAATTACCAAATATCAAGATTCAAGGAATCTTTACACATTTTGCATGTGCAGACGAGGCGGATAAAACAGAAACTTATGAGCAGGAACGAAAATATGATCAGTTTATTACGTGGCTTGAGGAAAGAGATATCTATATTCCGATCAAACACGTATCAAACAGTGCATCGATCATTGATCTGGATGGATTTAGAAAAGATATGGTACGTTCAGGAATCATTACTTATGGATTATATCCATCAGAAGAAGTTTCAAAAGATGTATTGGATTTAAGACCAGCAATGGAATTAAAGACACACATTGTATATATCAAAGAAGTGGAAGCAGGAGAAGGAATCAGTTACAATCACACATATGTAACTGATAAGAAGACAAAGATCGCAACTATCCCAGTAGGATATGCAGACGGATACCCAAGATCACTCTCTTCCAAAGGAAAAGTATTGATCCGTGGGCAGTATGCACCGATCATTGGAAGAATCTGTATGGATCAGTTTATGGTTGACGTGACAGATATTGAAGGTGTATCTGTGATGGATGAAGTAACTTTAGTCGGACACGATGGCAATAAAATGTTGACCGTAGAAGAAGTTGCAAATGAAGCAGGATCTTTTAATTATGAATTTGTCTGTGGGATTGGGAAACGTGTTCCACGAGTATACATTCGAAACGGAGAGATGAAAGAAACAGAATATTTTGAAAAATAA
- a CDS encoding S8 family peptidase, whose amino-acid sequence MQISVSKQIHADLAHQHGFLGEGIGIAYLDTGLFPHKDFSPHSTRIAKFVDFVHSKSFSYDDNGHGTHITGIAASSATFGSDYLGIAPKSHIVSLKVLDASGNGVQSAFLQGLDWIHEYHRSYQIRIVNISIGSPGSEDSSASKELLKHVNALWDDGLVVCIAGGNHGPKPYSISIPGNSPKIITVGSSDDNFQMIGRKHFSSGYSGRGPTTSCVMKPDVVAPGTNIFSCSLNNRYAIKSGTSMATPVVSGSFALLLEKYPFYTNKDIKMKLRKNCDKLKTPRHHQGWGQINLKKLMDL is encoded by the coding sequence ATGCAGATTTCTGTTTCAAAACAAATCCATGCTGATCTTGCCCATCAGCATGGTTTTCTTGGAGAAGGTATCGGCATTGCCTATCTTGATACTGGCCTTTTCCCACATAAAGATTTCTCTCCGCATTCCACACGGATCGCCAAATTTGTAGATTTTGTTCATTCCAAATCTTTCAGCTATGACGATAATGGACATGGAACTCATATTACCGGCATCGCTGCTTCCTCTGCAACATTTGGTTCCGATTATTTGGGAATTGCTCCAAAATCCCATATCGTTTCTTTAAAAGTACTGGATGCCTCAGGAAACGGTGTTCAAAGCGCCTTCTTACAGGGTCTTGACTGGATTCATGAGTATCATCGCTCCTATCAGATCCGTATCGTTAACATCTCAATAGGAAGTCCTGGTTCCGAGGATAGTTCAGCCTCCAAAGAACTATTAAAACATGTCAACGCCCTATGGGATGATGGTCTTGTTGTTTGTATTGCCGGCGGAAACCATGGTCCAAAACCATACAGTATTTCAATTCCTGGAAATAGTCCAAAAATCATCACTGTTGGTTCCAGCGACGATAATTTTCAAATGATCGGAAGAAAACACTTCTCTTCAGGATATTCCGGACGCGGTCCCACAACATCCTGCGTTATGAAGCCGGATGTTGTTGCCCCTGGAACAAATATTTTTTCGTGTTCCTTAAATAACCGCTATGCTATCAAAAGTGGTACTTCCATGGCAACCCCTGTCGTCTCTGGTTCTTTTGCTCTCCTGCTCGAAAAATATCCTTTTTACACCAATAAGGATATAAAAATGAAACTGCGAAAAAACTGCGACAAATTAAAAACCCCCAGACACCATCAGGGCTGGGGGCAGATTAATCTAAAAAAATTAATGGATCTTTGA
- a CDS encoding bifunctional ADP-dependent NAD(P)H-hydrate dehydratase/NAD(P)H-hydrate epimerase yields the protein MRYVLKNQEMQTVDHETIHGIGIPGLVLMERASKAVADKAAQIADHSQRILIISGIGNNGGDALACTRILLEQDYLVDYMIVGNIEKASADLKLQLQILKNLGYFPIDCEDVNFHEYDLLIEGIFGVGLSREVGGVYKEVIERINACGKPVIAIDIPSGISGDSGKILGCAVHASSTVTFGGYKRGHLLYPGREYCGDIKLVSIGFHDQTIKKYATGYILEESDHLMPERKAYSNKGSYGKILIIAGNETMSGAACFAAEAALRMGAGLVKVLSDAGNRQILQTRLPEILFGERKDLEESLEWCDCILFGPGVGVSEEMKEMLEMVLKKGKKPLVIDADGLNIISRFNMKIDYPYGTIMTPHLMEAARLMSCDITQIKEDLCQSAQDLAEKYHCTAVLKDATTIVAREDDLVYINQSGNDGMATGGSGDVLAGMITGLLGEGLSVHEAAVHGVYLHGLAGDHAKHDLGAYSMIASDIIAHIKDVTGGNYEPVL from the coding sequence ATGAGATATGTATTAAAGAATCAGGAGATGCAAACGGTCGATCATGAGACGATTCATGGAATAGGAATTCCGGGACTTGTATTGATGGAAAGAGCATCTAAAGCAGTTGCAGATAAGGCTGCACAGATAGCAGATCATTCACAGAGGATATTGATCATTTCAGGAATTGGCAATAATGGAGGAGATGCACTTGCTTGTACGAGAATTTTGTTGGAGCAGGATTATTTAGTGGATTATATGATCGTTGGTAATATAGAAAAAGCTTCAGCAGATCTGAAATTACAGCTTCAGATACTTAAGAATCTAGGCTATTTTCCGATAGATTGTGAAGATGTAAATTTTCATGAATATGATCTTTTGATCGAAGGGATTTTTGGAGTTGGACTTTCTAGAGAAGTTGGTGGTGTTTATAAAGAAGTCATTGAACGGATCAATGCATGTGGTAAGCCTGTGATCGCAATTGATATTCCATCTGGAATCAGTGGAGATAGTGGAAAGATTCTTGGATGTGCAGTGCATGCGTCATCAACAGTTACATTTGGTGGATATAAAAGAGGTCATTTATTATATCCAGGACGAGAATATTGTGGAGATATTAAACTGGTATCCATAGGATTTCATGACCAGACGATCAAAAAGTATGCGACAGGATATATATTAGAGGAAAGTGATCATTTAATGCCAGAAAGAAAAGCATATTCCAATAAAGGAAGCTATGGGAAGATTTTGATCATTGCTGGAAATGAAACAATGTCAGGAGCTGCATGTTTTGCAGCAGAGGCAGCACTTCGGATGGGTGCAGGACTTGTGAAAGTGCTTTCTGATGCTGGAAATCGTCAGATTTTACAGACAAGACTTCCAGAAATTTTATTTGGAGAACGAAAAGATTTAGAAGAATCTTTAGAATGGTGTGATTGTATCTTGTTTGGCCCAGGAGTTGGTGTCAGTGAAGAAATGAAAGAAATGTTAGAGATGGTTTTGAAAAAAGGAAAAAAACCATTGGTCATTGATGCAGACGGATTAAATATAATCAGTAGATTTAACATGAAAATTGATTATCCATATGGGACGATCATGACTCCACATTTGATGGAGGCAGCAAGATTGATGTCATGTGATATCACACAGATCAAAGAAGATCTATGTCAGAGTGCACAAGATCTTGCAGAGAAATATCATTGTACAGCTGTTTTAAAAGATGCAACAACTATCGTTGCACGAGAAGATGATTTGGTGTATATTAATCAAAGCGGAAATGATGGAATGGCGACTGGAGGAAGTGGAGATGTTCTTGCGGGAATGATCACAGGCCTTTTGGGGGAAGGATTATCTGTTCATGAGGCAGCAGTTCACGGAGTTTATCTTCACGGTCTTGCAGGAGATCATGCAAAGCATGATCTGGGCGCTTACAGCATGATCGCATCAGATATTATTGCTCATATAAAGGACGTTACAGGAGGAAATTATGAACCAGTACTATAG
- a CDS encoding ATP-binding cassette domain-containing protein, with the protein MILSCQNICKTFVEKPVLQNISFHLNENDRLAIIGYNGAGKSTLLKILIGEISYDEGEISLKKDASIGYLAQHQDHTFHHTIFDELLSVKKEVIELNEQMRTYEQEMKHLTGDALEQKMNQYTNATHRFEQLNGFAYKSEITGILKGLGFSEEDFTKEINTLSGGQRTRVALGKLLLKNPDILLLDEPTNHLDVDSIRWLENYLSHYKGAVIIVSHDRYFLDKIVNKVMEIDQGHSMLFDGNYTTFIEKRDQIKAIRLKEYKNQQQEIKHQQEVIKKLKQFNREKSIKRAESREKALNKIDVLEKPTEYNADMRLSIEPEIISGNDVLTLKDVSKSFGNKSLFHGLSADIFREERVALIGPNGTGKTTLLKIICKKISNNGGTISLGAGVSIGYYDQAQDNLDDSKTIFDEISDAYPDLNNTKIRNTLAAFLFYGEDVFRPISSLSGGEKGRVSLAKLMLSHANFLILDEPTNHLDIQSKEILESAMNAYTGTILYVSHDRYFINKTATRILEISDHGLTSYPGNYQDYIAQKEKEKASLTSSTASSVSVDTESKLDWKQQKEEQAKQRKRENRLKKVEEQITELETKQKELSEAMSLPENASDPAKLMELSNEQASIASSLEELYEEWETLC; encoded by the coding sequence ATGATATTATCATGCCAGAATATCTGCAAAACATTTGTCGAAAAACCAGTCTTGCAGAATATCTCATTTCACTTAAATGAAAACGACCGGCTGGCGATCATCGGATATAACGGTGCCGGAAAATCGACACTTTTAAAAATATTGATTGGTGAAATCTCTTATGATGAAGGTGAAATTTCTTTAAAGAAAGACGCAAGCATTGGCTATCTTGCCCAACATCAGGATCATACATTCCACCATACAATTTTTGATGAACTTCTTTCCGTCAAAAAAGAAGTCATTGAATTAAATGAACAGATGCGTACCTATGAACAGGAAATGAAACATCTGACCGGTGATGCACTAGAACAAAAAATGAACCAGTATACAAATGCTACTCATAGATTTGAGCAATTAAATGGTTTTGCATACAAAAGTGAGATCACAGGAATCTTAAAAGGACTTGGCTTTTCTGAAGAAGATTTCACAAAAGAGATCAACACTTTATCTGGAGGTCAAAGAACTCGTGTTGCTCTTGGTAAGTTACTGCTTAAAAATCCTGATATTCTGCTTCTTGACGAACCAACAAACCACTTGGATGTTGATTCCATAAGGTGGCTTGAAAATTACCTGTCTCATTACAAAGGAGCTGTGATCATCGTATCTCATGACCGCTATTTTCTTGATAAGATTGTCAATAAGGTCATGGAGATCGACCAAGGACACTCCATGCTGTTTGATGGAAATTATACAACATTTATCGAAAAACGTGATCAGATCAAAGCAATCCGTTTAAAAGAATACAAAAATCAGCAACAAGAGATCAAACATCAACAAGAAGTTATCAAAAAATTAAAACAGTTCAATCGTGAAAAATCAATCAAACGTGCAGAAAGCCGTGAAAAAGCTTTAAATAAGATTGATGTATTGGAGAAACCTACGGAATATAATGCTGATATGCGTCTTAGCATTGAACCAGAGATCATCAGTGGGAATGATGTTCTGACTTTAAAAGATGTATCCAAATCTTTTGGAAACAAATCATTATTCCATGGATTAAGTGCTGATATTTTTCGTGAAGAACGCGTTGCCCTGATCGGACCAAACGGAACTGGTAAAACAACACTGTTAAAGATCATTTGCAAAAAAATCAGTAATAATGGTGGTACGATCAGCCTTGGAGCTGGAGTTTCCATTGGATACTATGACCAGGCACAAGATAACTTAGATGATTCCAAAACGATTTTTGATGAAATTTCAGATGCTTATCCAGATCTTAATAACACAAAGATCCGCAATACTTTGGCTGCATTTTTATTTTATGGAGAAGACGTTTTCCGCCCGATCTCCTCTTTAAGCGGTGGAGAAAAAGGGCGTGTTTCTCTTGCAAAATTAATGCTGTCTCATGCGAATTTTCTGATTCTTGATGAGCCTACAAACCATTTAGATATTCAGTCTAAGGAGATTCTGGAATCTGCAATGAATGCTTATACTGGAACAATCCTTTATGTTTCACATGATCGTTATTTTATCAACAAAACTGCAACACGAATCTTAGAAATCTCTGATCATGGATTAACTTCTTATCCTGGAAATTATCAGGATTATATTGCTCAGAAGGAAAAAGAAAAGGCATCTCTTACTTCTTCTACTGCTTCCTCTGTTTCTGTTGATACAGAATCCAAACTCGATTGGAAACAGCAAAAAGAAGAACAAGCAAAACAGAGAAAAAGAGAAAATCGTCTCAAAAAAGTCGAAGAGCAGATCACTGAGTTGGAAACGAAACAAAAAGAACTTTCAGAAGCTATGTCTTTACCTGAAAATGCTTCTGATCCTGCGAAATTAATGGAACTTAGCAATGAGCAGGCTTCCATCGCTTCTTCTTTGGAAGAACTTTATGAAGAATGGGAAACTCTTTGCTAA
- a CDS encoding redox-sensing transcriptional repressor Rex, which yields MANSDKNISSAVIKRLPRYFRYLGALKAKNITRISSKELSEQMMVTASQIRQDLNNFGGFGQQGYGYNVDNLYTEIGKILGLDKRNDMIIVGAGNLGQALANYQSFNEDYGYKVMALFDVNPKLIGISVRGVKVLDTDELENFIKTHGIKIAALTIPKDQAPAIAKKMAEWGIKGFWNFAPIDLHLPDNVTVENVHLAESLMTLTYNVHNREESENE from the coding sequence ATGGCAAACTCAGATAAGAATATTTCCTCAGCAGTTATCAAACGACTTCCTAGGTATTTCAGATATTTAGGAGCGTTAAAAGCGAAGAATATTACAAGAATCTCTTCAAAAGAATTAAGTGAACAGATGATGGTAACAGCATCGCAGATTCGTCAGGACCTTAACAATTTTGGTGGATTTGGGCAGCAGGGATACGGATATAATGTAGATAATCTGTATACAGAGATTGGTAAGATCTTAGGTCTGGATAAGAGAAATGACATGATCATTGTTGGAGCCGGAAATCTTGGACAGGCTCTTGCGAATTATCAGTCTTTTAATGAAGATTATGGATACAAAGTCATGGCACTTTTTGATGTGAATCCAAAGCTGATCGGAATTTCTGTCCGTGGAGTGAAAGTTCTTGATACAGATGAACTAGAGAACTTTATCAAAACACATGGAATTAAGATCGCTGCACTGACAATTCCGAAGGATCAGGCACCTGCGATCGCAAAGAAGATGGCAGAATGGGGAATTAAAGGATTCTGGAATTTTGCACCAATCGATCTTCATTTACCAGATAATGTTACAGTAGAGAATGTACATTTAGCAGAAAGTCTGATGACATTAACATACAATGTCCACAACCGTGAAGAGAGTGAGAACGAATAG
- the hemW gene encoding radical SAM family heme chaperone HemW, with the protein MKTNTIELYIHIPFCKSKCRYCDFCSFRAEEETIHAYLGKLKEELIFWGKKLAARDVVTVFIGGGTPSYLRREDIQMICETIFEHFHICEDAEITIEANPGTVDLKKLCTYRENGINRISFGLQSTVKEELEYLGRIHTYEEFLQSFDWARQAGFLNINVDLMSAVPKQTLTSYEENLRKIAKLSPEHISAYSLIIEEGTPFYEDNKLEELLPSEEDEVLMYRMTEKILNEYGYDKYEISNYAKPGFKSRHNLGYWSHIPYLGVGLNASSYLDEKRFENPSDMKDYLEIQSFGDAYEGACSLSVYEQMEEFMFLGLRKTKGISKKEFIERFGCSMDSVYGKQLIESMKQGMMKEEGDRVFLTQDGILVSNQVLCEFLFDEEV; encoded by the coding sequence ATGAAGACTAATACGATCGAGCTTTATATTCATATTCCATTTTGTAAAAGTAAGTGCAGATATTGTGATTTCTGTTCCTTTCGGGCAGAGGAGGAAACGATCCATGCATACCTGGGGAAACTAAAAGAAGAACTGATTTTCTGGGGAAAGAAATTAGCAGCACGAGACGTTGTAACCGTCTTTATTGGAGGCGGAACGCCATCATATCTTAGAAGAGAAGATATTCAAATGATTTGTGAAACTATATTTGAACATTTTCATATTTGTGAGGATGCTGAGATTACGATTGAAGCGAATCCAGGAACAGTAGATTTAAAAAAACTATGTACATATAGGGAAAATGGGATCAACAGGATTAGTTTTGGCTTGCAGTCAACAGTGAAAGAAGAGTTGGAGTATCTGGGAAGAATTCATACCTATGAAGAATTTTTACAAAGTTTCGACTGGGCAAGACAAGCTGGATTTTTGAACATCAATGTTGACTTGATGAGTGCGGTGCCGAAACAAACATTAACTTCTTATGAAGAGAATTTAAGAAAAATAGCTAAACTTTCTCCAGAACATATTTCTGCGTATAGTCTGATCATTGAAGAGGGAACACCTTTTTACGAAGATAACAAGTTAGAGGAACTTCTTCCATCAGAAGAAGATGAAGTTTTAATGTATCGAATGACAGAAAAGATTTTAAACGAATATGGTTACGACAAATATGAGATTTCAAATTATGCAAAGCCAGGTTTTAAAAGCAGACATAATCTTGGGTATTGGTCCCATATTCCGTATTTGGGAGTGGGGCTTAATGCCTCTTCGTATCTGGATGAGAAACGTTTTGAGAATCCATCCGATATGAAAGACTATTTAGAGATTCAATCGTTCGGAGATGCATATGAAGGAGCCTGTTCGTTATCAGTTTATGAACAGATGGAAGAATTTATGTTTCTTGGACTTCGAAAGACGAAAGGCATTTCGAAGAAAGAGTTTATAGAACGTTTTGGTTGCTCCATGGATTCTGTCTATGGAAAGCAATTGATAGAATCCATGAAACAAGGCATGATGAAAGAAGAAGGAGACCGAGTTTTTCTGACGCAAGATGGTATCTTAGTCAGTAATCAGGTCTTATGTGAATTTTTATTTGACGAGGAAGTTTAA
- the lepA gene encoding translation elongation factor 4 has translation MAIDQSKIRNFCIIAHIDHGKSTLADRIIQMTGTLTDREMQEQVLDNMDLERERGITIKSQAVRIVYKADDGEEYIFNLIDTPGHVDFNYEVSRSLAACEGAILVVDAAQGIEAQTLANVYLAIDHDLEVMPVINKIDLPSADPERVKAEIEDVIGIDAEDAPQISAKSGLNVEQVLKQIVEKIPSPEGDKNAPLQGLIFDSMYDAYKGVIIFTRIKEGTIKVGTKMKMMATGESAEVVEVGTFGAGRFNPCDELTAGMVGYVTASLKNVQGTRVGDTITDADDPCAEPLPGYKKVNPMVYCGLYPTDGAKYPDLRDALEKLQLNDAALQFEAETSVALGFGFRCGFLGLLHLEIIQERLEREYNLDLVTTAPGVIYRVYKTDGSMIELTNPSNLPDPSEIDHMEEPIVTAEIMVTSEFVGAIMGLCQERRGVYLGMEYMEETRALLRYELPLNEIIYDFFDALKSRSRGYASLDYEMKGYQTSRLVKLDILINKEEVDALSFIVHEDTAYERGRKMCTKLKEEIPRHMFEVPIQAAIGSKVIARETVKAMRKDVLAKCYGGDISRKRKLLEKQKKGKKRMRQVGNVEIPQEAFMSVLKLDED, from the coding sequence ATGGCAATAGATCAGAGTAAAATACGAAATTTTTGTATTATCGCACATATAGATCACGGAAAATCAACATTAGCAGATCGAATCATTCAGATGACAGGAACATTAACGGATCGAGAGATGCAGGAGCAGGTTCTTGATAACATGGATCTTGAAAGAGAACGTGGGATTACGATCAAATCGCAGGCAGTACGAATTGTTTATAAAGCTGACGATGGGGAAGAATATATTTTTAACTTGATTGATACACCGGGACACGTGGACTTTAATTATGAAGTATCACGAAGTCTTGCAGCATGTGAGGGAGCAATCCTTGTTGTCGATGCTGCACAGGGAATAGAGGCACAGACATTGGCAAATGTTTATCTTGCGATTGATCACGACTTAGAAGTTATGCCGGTTATCAACAAGATCGATCTTCCGAGTGCAGATCCAGAGCGTGTTAAAGCAGAAATTGAAGATGTGATCGGAATCGATGCAGAAGATGCACCTCAGATTTCTGCAAAAAGCGGACTAAATGTAGAACAGGTATTAAAGCAGATCGTAGAGAAGATTCCATCACCAGAGGGCGATAAGAATGCACCATTACAAGGATTGATCTTTGACAGTATGTATGATGCATATAAAGGAGTTATCATCTTTACAAGGATCAAAGAAGGAACGATCAAAGTCGGAACAAAGATGAAGATGATGGCAACTGGAGAGAGTGCAGAAGTTGTAGAAGTTGGTACATTTGGGGCAGGAAGATTCAATCCATGTGATGAACTGACAGCAGGGATGGTTGGATATGTTACAGCCAGCCTTAAAAATGTACAGGGAACCAGAGTTGGTGATACGATTACAGATGCAGATGATCCATGTGCTGAACCACTTCCAGGATACAAAAAAGTAAATCCTATGGTATATTGTGGACTATATCCAACAGATGGAGCAAAATATCCGGATTTAAGAGATGCATTAGAAAAATTACAGTTAAATGATGCAGCACTACAATTTGAAGCAGAGACATCCGTTGCGTTAGGATTTGGATTTAGATGTGGATTTCTTGGATTATTGCATTTAGAGATCATTCAGGAACGTTTGGAGAGAGAATATAACTTGGATCTTGTAACAACAGCACCAGGCGTTATTTATCGCGTATATAAGACGGATGGAAGTATGATCGAATTAACGAATCCATCCAATCTTCCAGATCCATCCGAGATCGACCATATGGAAGAACCAATCGTAACAGCGGAGATCATGGTAACTTCTGAGTTTGTTGGAGCGATCATGGGATTATGCCAGGAAAGACGAGGCGTATATCTTGGAATGGAGTATATGGAAGAGACGAGGGCATTACTTCGTTATGAACTTCCATTAAATGAAATCATTTATGATTTCTTTGATGCATTAAAATCACGTTCCAGAGGTTATGCATCCTTAGATTACGAAATGAAAGGATATCAGACATCAAGACTTGTAAAATTAGACATTTTGATCAACAAAGAAGAAGTTGATGCGCTTTCTTTTATTGTACATGAAGATACCGCGTATGAGCGTGGACGTAAGATGTGTACAAAATTAAAAGAAGAAATTCCAAGACATATGTTTGAAGTACCGATTCAGGCAGCGATTGGAAGTAAAGTCATTGCAAGAGAAACTGTCAAAGCAATGAGAAAAGACGTTCTTGCCAAATGTTACGGTGGAGATATCTCCCGTAAGAGAAAGCTGTTAGAGAAACAGAAGAAAGGAAAGAAACGAATGCGTCAGGTAGGAAATGTTGAAATTCCACAGGAAGCATTCATGAGTGTTCTGAAGTTAGATGAAGACTAA